The nucleotide window GGGCTCCGCAAACGACGGGCACGCCACACTACTATTATGGCTTCACACGTATGTTCAGGACCTGCAAATTTATTCGAGAGGAACCCTGGTGAGAAATCACGAGTTGAGCAGGGCTCGAACTCGTGACCGGTGGCCTCCGCACGTGgagagcacaccatccgagctatgGCTTGCGCTATAGAGCGCTAGGAGTGGCCAGCGGGCCCCTCCCCCAAGCGCTCTATAGGAATATAGGAGTGTTTTCGAGACTCCCATTTGTTCCTTCCTCTAGGTGCCCGTGTGTAGAAGTACAAGTATAAGATTCTACCTGCTGATATGGACGCGGGTACGATATTTTAGCCTTTACTGctaaacacacacaaaaaaaaaatctcctcTATTCTATTGATAATATAACTTGTGGGTGCGGGTACCTATGGGTATCTATCATACCCAGTGAATGCGGATACAAAATCTTACCCGCGGGGTACAGCTGCAGGTATGAAATTTTATCCGATATACAATTTGTCACACACGGGTATTTACTCTACCCACATCTTACCCGATCCACTGTCAGCCCTACAATGGGTGTGTTCCTGTAGTGGGCTACTTCCCCAACAATAGCATCCCCACACTTGAAACGTTGGAAGTTTGAACCATTAACAAGTTTGAACATGCAGTTATCATGTTCTCAAATAGAAATCAGAATAACTGAGTATTAGCATCCGCCGTCGTCGGTAGCAATGGTTCTGAAAGATTGGTTCGAGTCTCTACTCTGACAGCAATGCAATCCGCAACTACTGTCTGCTTGGAATCACTGGATTGGTGATCTCTGCCCTTCGTATCATCCGCTTTACCCCACAACACGACGTACAAGCCAACGATGATCGTTACTGCACCTAAGACGCTGCACAAGAGGGGAAAAAATCAGTGATATCACTGCCGATTGAACGGTTGATACTTGTCTagtgactatatatatatatatagtagcgaTGCAAGGTGTTCAGACGCTATGCTGCATTATGCAAAGTGGAAGCAAGCGTACCTTCCAACATGGAGCTGTTCATGCAGGAAGAGCGTGGATAATATTGCTGTAATCACAGCACTCAGCGGCGTAAAGATGGCGCTGTAGAGGGGTCCTTTCACGGCTATGCACCATGATTGGAGGAAAAAGTTGGCGCCAGACGCAAACACGCCCTACAAAAATTGTTCAACTTTTATCACTATGcaatgcagttcaaatttcaaaccgatgTGTAGATGGTGGACGAGCGATCCGGGTGAGCTTACTCCATATAAGATGCAGGGGAACTCCCAGAACGATGTAAGCTTCCAGATCTCCAGGTAATTGGGCTCCAGGAAGAGCGCCATCGCCGCGCATTGCAAGGTCGCCAAGAAGCACATCCAGGTGGCAACAGATAGAGGATCAAGGTACGATTTGCAGACCGGCACCTGAAACCATTCGTTAACTCAACTGCAATGATGACTCATGACCAGAATTTTAGACTTCTCCAAATGAGGTGAGCTTCTCCTAGTGCTTTAGCATTCAAAATTAAGTATAAATTTTTCCTACTAAATGCCTCCTAGTAGGATTCCCATGTGTTATGACTAGTGGTAGTGTTTTATTACCACTTAAAAATACTAGAAGAAGTCCGCCATTTTAGCAGCGACGTGTCGAATGAATCTCGTCAAGATGGTCTTGTCATTATTGTAATCATCAGTTGTACCTGCAAGATGTACCAGATGGAGACGCAGATAGCATTTCCCACGAGGTAGATGCCTCCTTTGACCCAGTCGCTGTCGCTGGTCGCCGAGAGAAGAGCCGCGCCAAGGAGCCCTGGGCCCTTGAAGAACGCCATGGATGCTGCTCCGGCGAGGCAGATGGCGGTGCCCACGATCTTGGCGACGCTCCTCAAGCTTCTGATATCCACCTTCTCTAGCCTGCGAGCCGGGTCCAAGGCGGGAGTAAGAATTTGGGCTGCTACGGGCGAGGCCTTGGGATGTTATGTTCCTTCTTTCAACAGAGCCAATTAGGCCCACAAAGCAAATAAGCCCATCAGTAAGAAATTGTTCTGGCCCAGCAGTCCAAAAAAACGCGAAATGGCAGGCCCAACTTTCCTCGAAAACAAAACAGAACAGAGAAAGGgcaaagcaaagaaagagaaCACTGTACCCGATGACGGCGGCGATGGCGAAGGTGATGCCGGGGGCGAGGTTGGTGGTGGCCCTGGCCATGGACGGCGAAGCCAGGTGGAGGCCCTGAAAGTAGAAGTATTGACCTGTGGCGCTGTCCCATATAATTCCCATTGAATCAGAAACCAGAGGTCGATGAAGAACTAGCTATGGAGTGAGCGCATGCTCATCTTTGCGTACTCACGTGGCTAGGGAGGCCGCGAAGAGGAGCGCGAAGCCCCGCGCGCCGACGGCCATGGGCCGCAGCGTGCACCCCCTGGTGGCGAGCGACGCGAGGAGGAGCGTGGCGGCGGCGATCCCCTGGCGGTAGGTGACGAAGAGGATGGGGCGCATGCCGAGCCCGTACGCCGTCTTGAGCGCCACGTCCACCAGCGCGTAGAACAGCTGCACCAGCAGCATCCACACGCTCGGCCCGCACCGCTCCAGCCACGGGGCGCCGGCGCCTGCCATGGCGCGCGCGCGAGCGAGATCCGCGAGCACGCGTGGTGCCGGGGCAGGAAGAGACGTACGGTCAGAGATCAGGAGGCGCCTCTTTCCTCGATCCGCCGCTTCGCCAGCTAAGTAGGAGCATCCATGTGCGCGCTCGCGGACAAACGAGCAGCTATATAAACAGCCGCCCGTGCTCTGATGAGTCAGCTGCGCCGTCACTCTTGCATTTGTTTACGGCCGATTGATTGTTTTCTCCCGTGGAGTTCCGTGGTCAaacctaaggatgaaaacggtcgtaaacggtaaaaaaaaaactttcaaccgttttctacttctacattttaaatacgaaaacgaaaacgaaagcggtaaagccgaacacgaaaacgaacatgaacttacggaatatcaaaaATTTCGAAAATGAACTAATTcaagcggaattatgtcgaacacggtcggtatacgaaaaatcaatacggaatattgacccgtaggaccaaatacataacaattaacaagtacataataattaacaagtcctacaactttcttaaaaagtatctccatttgataCGACGTAAGGAAGATATAATTTTTTAAGGCAACAAGCGCTTG belongs to Miscanthus floridulus cultivar M001 chromosome 4, ASM1932011v1, whole genome shotgun sequence and includes:
- the LOC136551815 gene encoding WAT1-related protein At4g28040-like — translated: MAGAGAPWLERCGPSVWMLLVQLFYALVDVALKTAYGLGMRPILFVTYRQGIAAATLLLASLATRGCTLRPMAVGARGFALLFAASLATATGQYFYFQGLHLASPSMARATTNLAPGITFAIAAVIGLEKVDIRSLRSVAKIVGTAICLAGAASMAFFKGPGLLGAALLSATSDSDWVKGGIYLVGNAICVSIWYILQVPVCKSYLDPLSVATWMCFLATLQCAAMALFLEPNYLEIWKLTSFWEFPCILYGGVFASGANFFLQSWCIAVKGPLYSAIFTPLSAVITAILSTLFLHEQLHVGSVLGAVTIIVGLYVVLWGKADDTKGRDHQSSDSKQTVVADCIAVRVETRTNLSEPLLPTTADANTQLF